In Glycine max cultivar Williams 82 chromosome 10, Glycine_max_v4.0, whole genome shotgun sequence, the DNA window CACAAGTCCTTGTCATCACTCaccacaaaaatataaataagttcTTTCAAACGGACTGAATCTAATCTTATGTTACTAATGACCTCAACCATATTTTATGATGAAGAAATGAAACTACATTAAAACTGGTCTCTCGCATGCATCCccagaaaaggaaaatagaaatataCCAAGATTCAGTAATAGTTGAGAATATCTTTCATCTTCTTGCAATTATAAAAAAGACAAGCTCAAGTGATTTGCAAAAATCTCAATTACTACATATTATAGTAAAGATGGAATGGAACTCATATTTAGGCCACAGGGAACACTATAACTTGATCAACAACAGGGCCACAAAGAGAACCATAGTCATCAATTCTGGTATGGTAGAAGGAGCTGTAGAAAGTGAGTCTAGTTCTTGGTGCAATTGCTTTGAACTTGAAGCTTACAGTCTTGAATGTTCCCTTCCCTTCAGATTTGAAGGGAGCTTTGAAGGTATCTTTGGCGGCAAATGCTTCAACCATCATTGATCCATGGCACCCATTTTTGGCATCTCCAACTGAGAATGTGATGTTGTAGACTTTGTTGGTAACTGTTCTGATGATTTGGGCAATGGCACTTTCCCTACCTGCCACAAGCTCCACTGCTCCCAGCCCAAATGGGACATTGAAATGCTTTGAATCAATGAACTTCACAGCCTTGAGGGACTCAATAATCCAACCAGGGAGAGGGGAGAAGCCATCTTGTTGTTGAGGTGGGAGCAGAACACCGTTGGTTGAGTTGAAAATGGGGAATGGACCCTCCTCAAAGCCAGGATTTTTTACCAAGTTAACTACAAGATACCATCATATGGTTTTGTTAGAAAATCAGATTTGTATTATCACATAAGGCTTAGTGAAATCAGATAGTTAACATTCCATATCTAATAGTACTGTAGTATGATATTTTTCACACACCCTTTTTTAAATTGAGTTTCTCTCCTACTCCTTGTAACCACAGAAGGTTAGGAAGCAAGggcagtgaaaaaaataaacaaattgagATGTGGGAAAAACAATTCTGTATCAGATGAGCCTATCAGGCTCCATCCATGTGCCTGGCTTCCGGCAAAGATCCAATTTCCAACTCTGCTttaaatgtaactttttttttttgataaaataaggACCAATTAGGAACACACTGGAATTGTGATGGAAATTTTTGTCATCTGAAAACTCAGCAAGTGGATTAATTCATGGATTCCTACAACTTTCAGATGTGTTAAAACTGCAGAAAGATCTATGTTGCATATTAATTTGTAACATGTATTCAAAGATAAGCAAGTGGTATTTGATCAAATAAGTTAGGTTCCAAGAGTAGAGTAGCATAGCATGTGGATATGTTTCATTACCTCTTGTAGGCATTGGCGGGTAGAACTCTCTGATAGCAATGGCATCCAAAAGAGGGCCACAAGATGGATCTTCTTGAACTCCAGGGTTGTGGAAAGTCACTTTGACAACACTAGAAGTGGCCTTAAACCCCCAAGCAATAACGTCACCATTGAGGCTATAAAGGGTCTGCAAAGGAACATCACCAGTCTGTGGAGGCACAGAGATCCTCAAAACTTCATCCTGCGCACAAGTCCTTGAGGCCCCAAGAATTAGAGCATACAGTTGACCGGGTTTGACCTTGATGCTTTGGGAGATTGAGGCATCATTGCCAAGCCTCACAGCATGGATTCCATGAGTCACTGGGAAGAACATGCCTCCAGGTTGGGGACCCCCAGAGACATACTCAACCAGACCATTGATCTCCCATTTAGGCAAAGCGTATTTACCAAAGAGCTTTGTTTTCTTCAGGTATTTAGGGTTTGGCTGCTCCTCAAAGTTCCCATTTTGGAGGTAAGCTGTGCAGTTAAAAAATTGCAATCAAACGCAcacagaagaaagaagaaaaaaacacaacaacttCAGAATCAGTTTTATTAAGTGCACATAATCAGATCCCATGTGTAAAATGTGATAGTATGTTATTATATTCACTTCTCATTTGAATTAGGTAAAGCATCTCATTAACTTTGGTAATGTGCTTTTACTTTTTCACTACAGAAAGTTGCTCAAAGGAGCTAAATCTCAACATAATGGGCAGATCTAAAGGTTACCCACAAAAAATGTACAAGAAAGTAAACCAACCGTAGAGCCATTGCAGCAAGCAAATCAGAGTAAGAGTGGACAATGCAGAACAAGAGTTTGAAGTAAACATAGGCAAAGTGGGCATTAAACTCAACTCATAACAACAGatcaagtttctttttttttttttcattttcacattcttatgtatataaattCCGAATGGTAGCATGTTTCTTAACTAAGTGGTTCAGGATTCGAATCCTGA includes these proteins:
- the LOC100804119 gene encoding uncharacterized protein isoform X1, translated to MAVTLTSTLFLALLFAASAFAALQPRVPEAYLQNGNFEEQPNPKYLKKTKLFGKYALPKWEINGLVEYVSGGPQPGGMFFPVTHGIHAVRLGNDASISQSIKVKPGQLYALILGASRTCAQDEVLRISVPPQTGDVPLQTLYSLNGDVIAWGFKATSSVVKVTFHNPGVQEDPSCGPLLDAIAIREFYPPMPTRVNLVKNPGFEEGPFPIFNSTNGVLLPPQQQDGFSPLPGWIIESLKAVKFIDSKHFNVPFGLGAVELVAGRESAIAQIIRTVTNKVYNITFSVGDAKNGCHGSMMVEAFAAKDTFKAPFKSEGKGTFKTVSFKFKAIAPRTRLTFYSSFYHTRIDDYGSLCGPVVDQVIVFPVA